From the Plodia interpunctella isolate USDA-ARS_2022_Savannah chromosome 5, ilPloInte3.2, whole genome shotgun sequence genome, one window contains:
- the LOC128669945 gene encoding growth hormone-regulated TBC protein 1-A: MAQSTFSGVDEYGFERHDDFDYDSYEHFMSVYLKVLAMRAQKWSVLLGEGKSVKRTNTVKRYVRKGIPSEHRSSVWMAISEADKMKDLSPDLYHKILDGPFEKELVDLVKTDLPRTFPDNIFFTKEANHQTHLFNILIAYAHSNRVVGYCQGLNYIAGLLLLATKSEETSFWLLKVLVEKILPDYYTKTMDGLIVDIEVLSELVKTKVPDVHQHVINLGLPWAVITTKWFVCLFAEVLPIETVLRIWDCLFYEGSKILFRVCLTLIKSNRASILACHDFTTLAECFKAIVKNASALHCHEFMQSIFKVPGTLSNTTIAKLRARFAKQRREQQQKEPR, translated from the exons ATGGCTCAATCTACGTTTAG TGGAGTCGACGAATATGGTTTTGAAAGGCACGATGACTTTGACTACGATAGTTACGAGCACTTCATGTCAGTGTATTTGAAGGTTCTTGCAATGAGAGCACAAAAATGGTCCGTACTACTTGGTGAAGGAAAGTCGGTCAAACGTACTAACACCGTCAAACGATATGTTCGCAAAGGAATTCCCA GCGAACACCGATCGTCAGTATGGATGGCAATATCAGAAGCAGACAAAATGAAGGACTTAAGCCCAGACCTGTACCACAAGATATTGGATGGCCCATTTGAAAAAGAGTTAGTCGATCTTGTAAAGACAGACTTGCCGCGAACATTCCCAGATAATATATTCTTTACTAAAGAAGCCAACCATCAGACCCACctatttaatattcttatagCTTATGCTCATAGCAACCGAGTGGTTGGTTATTGCCAGGGTCTCAATTATATTGCAG GTTTGTTACTTTTGGCTACTAAAAGTGAAGAGACATCATTCTGGCTGCTGAAAGTTCTAGTAGAGAAGATTCTGCCAGACTACTATACAAAAACGATGGACGGCCTGATTGTGGATATTGAAGTGCTGTCTGAGCTGGTCAAGACCAAGGTACCTGATGTGCATCAGCATGTTATTAATCTGG gTCTTCCCTGGGCCGTTATAACCACCAAAtggtttgtgtgtttgtttgcgGAGGTTCTGCCTATTGAGACCGTCCTGCGGATATGGGACTGCCTCTTCTATGAGGGCTCTAAAATCCTGTTCAGAGTGTGTTTGACCCTTATCAAATCTAATAG AGCATCAATACTGGCCTGCCATGACTTCACCACGCTGGCAGAATGTTTCAAAGCGATCGTAAAAAATGCCAGTGCGTTACATTGCCATGAGTTTATgcag TCAATTTTCAAAGTACCTGGAACGTTATCGAACACCACCATCGCGAAATTACGGGCGCGCTTCGCCAAGCAGCGCCGGGAGCAACAACAAAAGGAGCCCCGGTGA
- the LOC128669946 gene encoding mitochondrial import inner membrane translocase subunit TIM14 has protein sequence MASSVILAGLGMAAVGFAGRYILRQVPNASVKFAEAIKNLPKFDSESLANSKYYKGGFEPKMTKREAALILGVSPTASKTKIRDAHRKIMLLNHPDRGGSPLIAAKINEAKDTLESGKS, from the exons atg gcCAGTTCTGTAATATTAGCTGGGCTTGGAATGGCAGCAGTTGGCTTTGCAGGTCGTTATATCTTAAGACAAGTACCCAATGCTTCAGTGAAGTTTGCAGAGGCTATTAAAAACTTACCCAAATTTGATAGTGAATCCTTAGCCAATTCAAAGTATTATAAAGGAGGATTTGAACCCAAAATGACGAAACGAGAAGCTGCATTAATTTTAGGAGTCAGTCCCACAGCAAGTAAAACCAAG attaGAGATGCCCAccgaaaaataatgttactcAATCATCCAGACAGAGGCGGTTCACCATTGATTGCAGCCAAAATAAATGAAGCAAAGGATACATTAGAAAGTGGAAAATCATAA